CTGTCCATCATTATAGTCCTGTTTCCTAATCTAAGGGCCTCTTGCATATTATGGGTAACCATTATAGTTGTCAGTTTTTTCTCCTTAACTATGCTTTGAGTTATTGCCTGTATTCTTTTACTAATTTCAGGGTCAAGAGAAGCTGTATGTTCATCTAACAAAAGTAATTTTGGGTCAAACATAGTTGCCATTAATATGGTTAAGGCCTGTCTTTGTCCACCTGATAAAAATGCTACTTTCTTAGATAACATATTCTCCAATCCCAGGTCCAATTGTGCCAATTTGCTACAGAAAAACTCTCTTCTCTTTGGAGTGACCCCCAGACGTAAACCTCGTCCATAACGTTTTATTGAAAGAATTAAATTTTCTTCAATAGTCATTGATGGAGCTGTACCCATTAAAGGATCCTGAAAGACTCTTCCAATATATTTTGCCCTTTCATGCTCAGGTTTTCTGCTTACGTCATGATTGTCAATTTTCACAATCCCTTTATCCGGTAATATTGTTCCTGCAATCATGTTTAACAAAGTTGATTTACCTGCACCATTACTTCCGATAATTGTTAAAAAATCACCTTCTGTAATGTTTATATTAATTCCCTTTAAGGCAATTACTTCATGGGTACTGCCTCTGGAAAAACATTTGTCAATATTTTTTAAGGTTAACATAATCCTTACCTCTTTAATTTATTTATTGTCCCCACCATTAGAACCATTTGAGGTTGCAATAGCTTTAATTCTTCCTCTAAAAATTGGAAGTGTCAATGCAATTACTACTAATAATACAGATATTAGTTTTAAATCTCCCGGTTGAAAACCAAATTTATATCCAT
The sequence above is drawn from the Atribacterota bacterium genome and encodes:
- a CDS encoding ATP-binding cassette domain-containing protein yields the protein MLTLKNIDKCFSRGSTHEVIALKGININITEGDFLTIIGSNGAGKSTLLNMIAGTILPDKGIVKIDNHDVSRKPEHERAKYIGRVFQDPLMGTAPSMTIEENLILSIKRYGRGLRLGVTPKRREFFCSKLAQLDLGLENMLSKKVAFLSGGQRQALTILMATMFDPKLLLLDEHTASLDPEISKRIQAITQSIVKEKKLTTIMVTHNMQEALRLGNRTIMMDRGRIILDIAGKKRENVTIDYLLKQFSKLRKEEYVEDELVLA